The Desulfomicrobium orale DSM 12838 genome includes a window with the following:
- a CDS encoding helicase HerA-like domain-containing protein: MLDSENNAAVAVSNGELLHFLPKMANRHGLITGATGTGKTVTMQTLAETFSQMGVPVFAADVKGDLSGVAAEGGNKDSVTKRVEAYGLLDRGFAFQSFPVQFWDVFGEQGAPVRATVSGMGAPLLARLLNLNDTQTAVLNVAFKLAEDEGLALVDLKDLRKILEYAGLNAGRLSVAYGNIHQGTVGAIQRGLAALEQEGAGFFFGEPDLNIDDLMQVFDGKGVISILAADRLMASPKIYTTFLLWLLTRLFSALPEVGDPDKPVLVFFFDEAHLLFDNAPRVLLERVEQVVRLIRSKGVGVYFISQTPSDIPDSVLGQLGNRVQHALRAYTPKDQKALKAAAQSFRANPAFDTETAIAQLGTGEALVSFLDAKGAPTPVERAFILPPQGQIGPLDEARRRSMNASSLVCRYYSEARDRESAYEILDARLKSAAEEKAAAGRTKEEEKLRAAEEKVRQRATEQRTRFWTGVAKSVFVPVVRQFITGMIKKK, from the coding sequence ATGCTCGATAGCGAAAACAATGCGGCCGTGGCCGTCAGCAACGGGGAATTGCTGCACTTCCTGCCCAAAATGGCCAATCGGCACGGCCTCATCACCGGGGCCACCGGCACGGGCAAGACCGTGACCATGCAGACTCTGGCCGAAACCTTCAGCCAGATGGGCGTGCCGGTCTTTGCCGCCGACGTGAAGGGCGATCTGTCCGGAGTGGCGGCCGAAGGCGGGAACAAGGACAGCGTGACCAAGCGGGTGGAGGCTTACGGCCTTCTGGACAGGGGGTTTGCCTTCCAGTCTTTCCCCGTGCAGTTCTGGGATGTTTTCGGGGAGCAGGGCGCTCCCGTGCGGGCCACGGTGAGCGGCATGGGGGCCCCGCTTCTGGCGAGGCTTCTGAATCTGAACGATACCCAGACCGCTGTCCTGAATGTGGCCTTCAAGCTGGCCGAGGATGAGGGACTCGCCCTGGTGGACCTGAAGGACCTGCGCAAGATTCTGGAATACGCGGGCCTCAACGCGGGGCGGCTGTCCGTCGCATACGGCAACATCCATCAGGGCACCGTCGGCGCCATCCAGCGCGGGCTGGCCGCTCTGGAGCAGGAAGGGGCCGGATTTTTCTTCGGCGAGCCGGACCTGAACATCGACGACCTCATGCAGGTCTTCGACGGCAAGGGCGTGATCAGTATTCTGGCCGCCGACAGGCTGATGGCCTCGCCCAAAATCTACACCACTTTCCTGCTCTGGCTGCTGACCAGACTGTTTTCCGCCCTGCCCGAAGTGGGGGACCCGGACAAGCCGGTGCTGGTCTTTTTCTTCGACGAGGCCCATCTGCTTTTCGACAACGCTCCGCGCGTGCTGCTGGAGCGGGTGGAACAGGTGGTACGGCTGATCCGCTCCAAGGGCGTGGGCGTGTATTTTATTTCCCAGACACCTTCGGATATTCCGGATTCGGTGCTGGGGCAGCTCGGCAACCGGGTGCAGCACGCCCTGCGCGCATACACGCCCAAAGACCAGAAGGCGCTGAAGGCTGCGGCGCAGTCTTTCAGGGCCAACCCGGCCTTTGACACGGAAACGGCCATTGCTCAGCTGGGCACGGGAGAGGCTCTGGTTTCTTTTCTGGACGCCAAGGGTGCGCCCACTCCCGTGGAGCGGGCCTTCATTCTGCCGCCCCAGGGGCAGATCGGCCCGCTGGACGAGGCCAGGCGCCGGAGCATGAACGCAAGTTCCTTGGTGTGCCGCTATTATTCGGAAGCGCGGGACAGGGAATCGGCCTACGAGATTCTGGATGCGCGTCTGAAAAGCGCTGCCGAGGAAAAGGCCGCGGCGGGCCGGACGAAGGAAGAGGAAAAGCTGCGGGCGGCAGAAGAAAAGGTTCGGCAGAGGGCCACCGAACAGCGGACGCGCTTCTGGACGGGAGTGGCCAAGTCGGTCTTCGTGCCTGTCGTGCGGCAGTTCATCACCGGAATGATCAAAAAAAAGTAA
- a CDS encoding bifunctional folylpolyglutamate synthase/dihydrofolate synthase: MKFPSFEHFTVYLDSLGLFSMRLGLDRMHAALDRMRLTRPESTMVHVVGTNGKGSTSAFLAALAQAHGLRVGLYTSPHLVSVRERIRVDGRLLPEKCWVEAANAVMARCADVGLTYFELVTVMALHLFRAERVDLAVLEAGLGGTHDATCAVNADLTVMTPVGLDHEHVLGPELPDIARDKSGALGRCPAVTGIQNAEVRRVFDHAGRAWPLQDLASHRTLEGFAFEFADTVISPETLPGHPPYQTHNAALAFLAWNTLAGMRGWKSDPERCRVTLARTYFPGRFHRHGHVLVDGAHNAMGLAALCEALERKSGHFQRLVFQSMRDKIVPDDMLARLRALADEVVIPALPLERASDPAELTRRFGPGAAVADSLAAALAPGKTTLICGSLYLAGAYYALHPECLEL; this comes from the coding sequence ATGAAATTCCCGTCTTTCGAACACTTCACGGTTTATCTGGATTCCCTGGGTCTTTTTTCCATGCGCCTCGGTCTGGATCGCATGCACGCGGCACTGGACAGAATGAGGCTGACCCGGCCGGAAAGTACTATGGTCCATGTGGTGGGTACCAACGGCAAGGGATCCACTTCGGCCTTCCTGGCGGCTCTGGCACAGGCACATGGGTTGCGTGTCGGGCTTTACACCTCGCCGCATCTGGTTTCGGTACGGGAACGCATCCGCGTGGACGGGCGGCTGCTGCCGGAAAAATGCTGGGTGGAGGCTGCCAACGCGGTCATGGCCAGATGTGCCGACGTGGGGCTGACCTATTTCGAGCTGGTCACGGTCATGGCCCTGCATCTTTTCCGGGCCGAAAGGGTGGACCTGGCCGTGCTGGAAGCCGGGCTTGGCGGCACGCACGACGCCACCTGCGCCGTGAACGCCGATCTGACCGTCATGACTCCCGTGGGACTCGATCACGAACATGTTCTCGGGCCGGAGCTTCCAGACATCGCCAGAGACAAAAGCGGAGCACTGGGCCGCTGCCCGGCCGTGACGGGCATCCAGAACGCCGAAGTCCGCCGCGTGTTCGACCACGCCGGCCGGGCGTGGCCCCTTCAGGATCTCGCAAGCCACAGAACCCTCGAAGGCTTCGCATTCGAGTTTGCGGATACGGTCATTTCCCCGGAAACACTTCCCGGCCATCCGCCGTATCAGACGCACAACGCGGCTCTGGCCTTTCTGGCCTGGAATACCCTGGCCGGGATGCGAGGCTGGAAATCCGACCCGGAGCGGTGTAGGGTGACCCTCGCCAGAACGTATTTTCCCGGCCGCTTCCACCGGCACGGCCACGTTCTGGTGGACGGCGCGCACAACGCCATGGGCCTGGCCGCCCTGTGCGAGGCGCTGGAACGGAAAAGCGGACATTTCCAGCGTCTTGTCTTCCAGAGCATGCGGGACAAAATAGTGCCGGATGATATGCTCGCCCGCCTGCGGGCCCTGGCGGACGAGGTGGTGATCCCGGCTCTGCCGCTGGAAAGAGCCAGCGATCCGGCGGAACTGACCCGGCGTTTCGGTCCCGGCGCGGCTGTGGCGGACAGCCTGGCCGCAGCCCTCGCGCCGGGGAAAACAACCCTGATATGCGGCTCGCTCTATCTGGCGGGTGCGTATTACGCGCTGCATCCCGAGTGTCTGGAGTTGTGA
- a CDS encoding MgtC/SapB family protein, with protein sequence MDISEILTANEFIVNVVVAITAGGLIGLERSYHGRPAGFRTHALVCLGSSMLMLVTVYQKLWFSGAVLETVRIDPTRMAQGVMTGIGFLGAGVIIKEGVSIRGLTTAASIWVTAALGIVAGVGLYTLAAIGTFITILTLSLFRWVETRLPILTYANHTLKCARTAIIPEEELAAVIRKHKIGITGMSYSAVSGGDFEYSMTLSTRDPSNFRALSRAFLEMDGVLEYRITSKGF encoded by the coding sequence ATGGATATCTCCGAAATACTGACTGCGAACGAATTCATCGTCAATGTCGTGGTAGCCATCACGGCCGGTGGGTTGATCGGCCTTGAACGCAGCTATCACGGCCGTCCGGCGGGGTTCAGAACCCACGCCCTGGTCTGTCTGGGTTCGTCCATGCTCATGCTGGTCACGGTCTACCAGAAGCTGTGGTTTTCCGGTGCCGTTCTGGAAACCGTGCGCATCGATCCGACCAGAATGGCTCAGGGCGTCATGACCGGCATCGGTTTTCTCGGGGCGGGGGTGATCATCAAGGAGGGGGTTTCCATCCGGGGCCTGACCACCGCCGCGTCCATCTGGGTCACGGCGGCTCTGGGCATTGTGGCCGGAGTGGGCTTGTACACGCTGGCCGCCATAGGAACATTCATCACCATCCTGACCCTGTCCCTGTTCCGGTGGGTGGAAACCCGTCTGCCGATTCTGACCTATGCCAACCATACGCTGAAATGCGCCAGAACCGCCATAATTCCGGAAGAGGAACTGGCAGCCGTCATCAGAAAACACAAGATAGGCATCACGGGGATGAGCTACTCGGCGGTCAGCGGCGGCGACTTCGAGTACTCCATGACCCTCAGCACCAGGGACCCCAGCAACTTCCGGGCTCTTTCCCGGGCTTTTCTGGAGATGGACGGCGTACTTGAATACAGGATCACCTCCAAAGGTTTCTGA
- the thiC gene encoding phosphomethylpyrimidine synthase ThiC has translation MTQLSWALEGKITPEMAVVAEKENRTPEEIRQGVARGVIVIPKNVGREFSAEGIGQGLRTKVNANIGTSGVQGSVEVELAKLDAAVRAGAHSVMDLSTGRDLSRTRRLILDNSPVMVGAVPMYAVAADLVDEGKGIEAMTSRMLLDSIETQCAEGIDYITVHCGVTRGAVARTHAEDRVAGIVSRGGALLAAWMDRNGRENPLLEDYDALLDIAFRYDVTLSLGDGLRPGAVSDATDAAQIEELLVIGKLARRARARGVQVMIEGPGHMPLNQIAGNVMLQKRICDNAPFYVLGPLTTDLAPGYDHITAAIGGAAAAAAGADFLCYVTPAEHLCLPNMEDVRMGVISARIAAHSGDIAKGLPGAIDRDRVMSAARKDLDWEGMFAAALDQELPRKRWEENREREGKTCTMCGKLCAMQAHNSLSGGTEGHCRSAAGALG, from the coding sequence ATGACCCAGCTGAGTTGGGCCTTGGAGGGCAAAATCACCCCGGAAATGGCTGTTGTGGCCGAAAAAGAAAACAGGACTCCCGAGGAAATCCGCCAGGGTGTGGCCCGCGGAGTGATCGTCATTCCTAAGAACGTGGGCCGGGAATTCTCTGCCGAGGGCATCGGCCAGGGACTGCGTACCAAGGTCAACGCCAACATCGGCACGTCCGGTGTGCAGGGCTCGGTGGAAGTCGAACTGGCCAAGCTGGACGCGGCCGTCAGGGCCGGAGCGCACAGCGTCATGGACCTGTCCACAGGCCGGGACCTGTCCCGCACCCGCCGCCTGATTCTGGACAATTCGCCCGTCATGGTCGGGGCGGTGCCCATGTACGCCGTGGCCGCCGACCTGGTGGACGAAGGCAAGGGCATCGAGGCCATGACCTCCCGCATGCTCCTTGATTCCATCGAAACCCAGTGCGCTGAAGGCATCGACTACATCACCGTGCACTGCGGCGTAACCCGCGGTGCGGTGGCCCGCACCCACGCCGAGGACCGCGTGGCCGGCATCGTCAGCCGGGGCGGAGCGCTGCTCGCGGCCTGGATGGACAGAAACGGCCGCGAAAACCCGCTGCTGGAAGACTACGACGCCCTGCTCGACATCGCCTTCCGCTACGACGTGACCTTAAGCCTCGGCGACGGCCTGCGTCCCGGCGCGGTCAGCGACGCCACGGACGCGGCCCAGATCGAGGAACTGCTGGTCATCGGCAAGCTGGCCCGCAGAGCCAGAGCCCGGGGCGTGCAGGTCATGATCGAAGGGCCGGGACACATGCCCCTCAACCAGATCGCGGGCAACGTCATGCTGCAAAAGCGTATCTGCGACAACGCGCCCTTCTACGTTCTGGGCCCGCTGACCACGGACCTCGCTCCAGGCTACGACCATATCACCGCGGCCATCGGCGGCGCAGCGGCGGCAGCGGCGGGGGCCGATTTCCTGTGCTACGTGACCCCGGCCGAGCATCTGTGCCTGCCCAACATGGAAGACGTGCGCATGGGCGTGATCAGCGCCCGGATCGCCGCGCATTCCGGCGACATCGCCAAGGGACTGCCCGGGGCCATCGACCGTGACCGGGTCATGTCCGCCGCGCGCAAAGACCTGGACTGGGAAGGCATGTTCGCCGCGGCCCTGGATCAGGAACTGCCCCGCAAGCGCTGGGAGGAAAACCGCGAACGCGAGGGCAAGACCTGCACCATGTGCGGCAAGCTCTGCGCCATGCAGGCCCATAACTCCCTGAGCGGCGGCACCGAAGGTCACTGCCGCTCCGCCGCAGGAGCACTCGGATAA